One window of Curtobacterium sp. 458 genomic DNA carries:
- a CDS encoding GAF domain-containing SpoIIE family protein phosphatase, translating to MSLTTSTSNATAPDAVRRAALLAALDVVESGPEERFERITRIAREAFGVTGSFLNLAGDSVLTIKSQQSDTPFDPTIPLQDTFCGRTLGEVGPVVVEDATADARYADMPMVVDDPNVRFYAGVPLRLGDDDVKVGTLCLVDQAPRTLGDDDLALLEELGVWAERELAAGADEDRLRAVLAGLEPTGVTVPGYRVAGMSVPHGVVSGDLHEWHRSGDDLVVTLADVMGKGMSAGLLAANIRGALLARGDERPDTAVAGLEAQVAPELSRAESFATLFHGRLEPSTGHLEFTDAGHGLVLHLRADGSETVLRSFDLPLGLHPAGLTRTTGSLDLGVGDVLVLVSDGALELWDSTLASLSRLGELYRGAADLDDFLGRVRARSVEHDPGDDLTVVVVARDA from the coding sequence ATGAGCCTCACCACCTCGACGTCGAACGCCACCGCCCCGGACGCCGTGCGGCGGGCGGCGCTGCTCGCGGCGCTCGACGTGGTGGAGAGCGGTCCCGAGGAGCGGTTCGAGCGGATCACCCGCATCGCACGGGAGGCCTTCGGGGTCACCGGCTCCTTCCTCAACCTCGCGGGCGACTCCGTGCTGACGATCAAGTCGCAGCAGAGCGACACCCCGTTCGACCCGACGATCCCGCTGCAGGACACCTTCTGCGGCCGGACCCTGGGCGAGGTCGGCCCGGTCGTCGTCGAGGACGCCACGGCCGACGCCCGCTACGCCGACATGCCGATGGTGGTCGACGACCCGAACGTCCGGTTCTACGCCGGTGTGCCGCTGCGGCTCGGTGACGACGACGTCAAGGTCGGGACGCTCTGCCTCGTGGACCAGGCGCCGCGGACCCTCGGCGACGACGACCTGGCGCTGCTCGAGGAACTCGGGGTGTGGGCGGAGCGTGAGCTCGCCGCCGGTGCCGACGAGGACCGCCTCCGGGCCGTCCTGGCCGGGCTCGAGCCGACCGGGGTCACCGTCCCCGGGTACCGGGTCGCCGGCATGAGCGTGCCCCACGGCGTCGTCTCCGGTGACCTGCACGAGTGGCACCGCTCGGGCGACGACCTCGTGGTCACGCTCGCCGACGTGATGGGCAAGGGCATGTCGGCGGGACTCCTCGCGGCGAACATCCGCGGGGCACTCCTCGCCCGCGGCGACGAACGACCGGACACCGCGGTCGCCGGGCTCGAGGCGCAGGTCGCCCCCGAGCTCAGCCGCGCCGAGTCCTTCGCCACGCTCTTCCACGGCCGACTCGAACCGTCGACCGGACACCTCGAGTTCACGGACGCCGGACACGGGCTCGTGCTGCACCTCCGGGCGGACGGCTCCGAGACCGTGCTCCGCTCGTTCGACCTCCCGCTCGGCCTGCACCCCGCCGGCCTCACCCGGACGACGGGGTCGCTCGACCTCGGCGTCGGGGACGTGCTCGTCCTGGTGAGCGACGGCGCGCTCGAGCTGTGGGACTCGACGCTCGCGTCGCTGTCACGGCTCGGGGAGCTCTACCGCGGCGCGGCCGACCTCGACGACTTCCTCGGTCGGGTGCGCGCCCGGTCCGTCGAGCACGACCCGGGCGACGACCTGACGGTCGTGGTCGTGGCGCGCGACGCCTGA
- a CDS encoding ABC transporter ATP-binding protein codes for MNSTGLPDDAVIALRGLHKRFGAVHAVDGVDLTIRRGEVVALLGPNGAGKTTTVDLALGLSTPTAGEVRLFGEDPRAAVVDGRVGAMLQGGALLPDMTVRDVVALVGAAHLTPMPVDEALRRARCTEIAGRRVNKLSGGQLQRARFAVAVVSDPELLVLDEPTAAMDVEARHTFWSSMREFTDAGRTVVFATHYLDEADTFADRIVIMRSGRVVADGTPTEIKAIASSRSVRFAGVGPDAHVALRALPGVTGLEARHDSVTLRTDRSDDTLRALLTSFPEAHDVQVVASTMDDAFLALTADPQEVSA; via the coding sequence ATGAACAGCACAGGACTCCCGGACGACGCGGTCATCGCACTGCGCGGTCTCCACAAGCGCTTCGGCGCCGTGCACGCCGTCGACGGCGTGGACCTCACGATCCGTCGCGGCGAGGTCGTCGCGCTCCTCGGGCCGAACGGCGCCGGCAAGACCACGACGGTCGACCTGGCACTCGGGCTCTCCACGCCCACCGCCGGCGAGGTCCGTCTCTTCGGTGAGGACCCCCGTGCGGCGGTGGTCGACGGGCGGGTCGGGGCGATGCTGCAGGGCGGTGCGCTGTTGCCCGACATGACCGTCCGCGACGTGGTCGCCCTCGTCGGCGCCGCGCACCTGACCCCGATGCCCGTCGACGAGGCCCTCCGCCGGGCCCGGTGCACCGAGATCGCCGGACGACGGGTGAACAAGCTCTCCGGCGGGCAGCTGCAACGGGCGCGGTTCGCCGTCGCGGTCGTCTCGGACCCGGAGCTCCTCGTGCTCGACGAACCGACCGCGGCGATGGACGTCGAGGCCCGGCACACCTTCTGGTCGTCGATGCGCGAGTTCACCGACGCGGGTCGTACGGTGGTCTTCGCCACCCACTACCTCGACGAGGCCGACACCTTCGCCGACCGCATCGTCATCATGCGGTCCGGTCGCGTCGTCGCCGACGGCACCCCGACCGAGATCAAGGCCATCGCGTCCAGCCGGTCGGTCCGGTTCGCCGGCGTCGGCCCCGACGCACACGTCGCCCTGCGCGCCCTGCCGGGCGTCACCGGCCTGGAGGCACGGCACGACTCCGTCACGCTCCGCACCGACCGCAGCGACGACACGCTGCGGGCACTCCTCACCTCGTTCCCGGAGGCGCACGACGTCCAGGTGGTCGCCTCGACCATGGACGACGCCTTCCTCGCCCTCACCGCCGACCCGCAGGAGGTCTCCGCATGA
- a CDS encoding ABC transporter permease, producing MTSATATTVAAPALRPLARTVRGRLPIRYVALETARQLRNVKAMVFTFAIPVVMLLVFGAAYGSQPDQSTGLRYLTVTTLQMASYGAMMAALSQAFAIVNERSIGWNRQLRVTPLSGWGFMVSKVIAAMAFAALSIGITITVSVVALHASLDPGHWLAAAFGIWCGVVPFALIAILIGQFAKPSFAQPLFMVVFMGLAILGGLWVPLSIMPSWMGSVAHLLPSFWLNRIGQMGAGATGSTGMVEPALVLTGWAVALAAVIVWRYRRDAARQ from the coding sequence ATGACCAGCGCGACCGCGACCACCGTCGCCGCTCCCGCCCTCCGTCCCCTCGCCCGCACCGTCCGGGGTCGCCTCCCGATCCGCTACGTCGCCCTCGAGACCGCCCGTCAGCTCCGCAACGTCAAGGCGATGGTGTTCACCTTCGCGATCCCGGTGGTGATGCTCCTGGTGTTCGGCGCCGCCTACGGGTCGCAGCCCGACCAGTCCACCGGCCTGCGCTACCTGACCGTCACCACGCTGCAGATGGCGTCGTACGGCGCGATGATGGCCGCGCTCAGCCAGGCCTTCGCCATCGTCAACGAGCGCTCGATCGGCTGGAACCGCCAACTCCGCGTCACGCCGCTGTCCGGCTGGGGCTTCATGGTGTCCAAGGTCATCGCGGCGATGGCGTTCGCGGCACTGTCCATCGGCATCACGATCACGGTGTCCGTGGTGGCCCTGCACGCGTCCCTCGACCCCGGGCACTGGCTCGCGGCGGCGTTCGGCATCTGGTGCGGCGTCGTCCCGTTCGCCCTCATCGCGATCCTCATCGGACAGTTCGCGAAGCCGTCGTTCGCACAGCCGCTCTTCATGGTCGTGTTCATGGGGCTCGCCATCCTCGGTGGTCTCTGGGTCCCGCTGTCGATCATGCCGAGCTGGATGGGCTCGGTCGCGCACCTGCTGCCGTCGTTCTGGCTCAACCGCATCGGCCAGATGGGTGCCGGTGCCACCGGCAGCACCGGCATGGTCGAGCCGGCGCTCGTCCTGACGGGCTGGGCGGTCGCCCTGGCCGCCGTGATCGTGTGGCGCTACCGCCGCGACGCGGCGCGCCAGTGA
- a CDS encoding histidine kinase has product MTDSRTRPVAVSDGAEARRASRPSPRSFPWAVPPGATEDVIRAGRRRWYGGAVFALLWQVLELVAVWNDGRSFEAHVWSTLALFVLYATYLFAPELMWRSGMRTRVLVLAGVAALAGLLLLVVGPLAVWTWLLVAALTGFVAERFWVAGVGILTVIVAQVVVAASLGWDGAVASGLLFAPVVTVSVGASMLFFGRQREAEDKLDVAQDELTRLAVVEERTRFSRDLHDVLGHSLTVVAMKSELAGRLVDVDPARAKAEMQDVERLSREALQGLRQAVSGYREADLEAELVSARAALTAAELEADLPADGTAAARDVRSLFAWVLREGVTNVLRHAAATRVRVTLTRTALTIEDDGAGAAGAGGAETGGAGAGSAGAGRASLVAGVGGNGLRGLRERADAVGATVTTGTSDLGGFLLRVERKGRR; this is encoded by the coding sequence ATGACCGACTCCCGCACCCGCCCCGTCGCCGTGAGCGACGGGGCGGAGGCGCGCCGTGCCTCCAGGCCGTCGCCCCGTTCGTTCCCGTGGGCCGTCCCGCCGGGCGCGACCGAGGACGTCATCCGCGCCGGCCGGCGCCGCTGGTACGGCGGCGCCGTGTTCGCGCTGCTGTGGCAGGTGCTCGAACTCGTCGCCGTCTGGAACGACGGCCGGTCGTTCGAGGCGCACGTCTGGTCGACGCTCGCACTGTTCGTCCTGTACGCGACGTACCTCTTCGCACCCGAGCTGATGTGGCGGAGCGGGATGCGCACCCGGGTCCTCGTGCTCGCCGGGGTCGCGGCCCTCGCCGGGCTGCTGCTGCTCGTCGTCGGGCCGCTCGCGGTCTGGACGTGGCTCCTCGTCGCCGCGCTGACCGGCTTCGTCGCGGAGCGCTTCTGGGTCGCCGGGGTGGGGATCCTCACCGTCATCGTGGCCCAGGTCGTCGTGGCCGCGTCGCTCGGGTGGGACGGCGCGGTGGCCAGCGGCCTCCTGTTCGCGCCGGTCGTGACGGTCTCGGTCGGGGCGTCGATGCTGTTCTTCGGTCGGCAGCGCGAGGCGGAGGACAAGCTCGACGTCGCACAGGACGAACTCACCCGGCTCGCCGTCGTCGAGGAACGGACCCGGTTCTCGCGCGACCTGCACGACGTGCTCGGCCACTCGCTCACCGTCGTCGCGATGAAGTCCGAGCTCGCAGGCCGGCTCGTCGACGTCGACCCCGCGCGGGCCAAGGCGGAGATGCAGGACGTCGAACGGCTCTCCCGCGAGGCGCTGCAGGGGCTGCGCCAGGCGGTCAGCGGGTACCGGGAGGCTGACCTCGAGGCCGAGCTGGTGTCCGCCCGGGCCGCGCTGACGGCCGCCGAGCTCGAGGCCGATCTGCCGGCCGACGGCACGGCGGCGGCTCGGGACGTCCGGAGCCTGTTCGCCTGGGTGCTCCGGGAGGGTGTGACGAACGTCCTGCGGCACGCGGCGGCCACCCGGGTGCGGGTGACCCTGACCCGGACGGCGCTGACGATCGAGGACGACGGGGCCGGGGCCGCCGGAGCCGGCGGCGCCGAGACCGGCGGCGCCGGGGCCGGCAGCGCCGGGGCCGGGCGGGCGTCGCTCGTGGCCGGTGTCGGCGGCAACGGGCTCCGCGGGCTGCGGGAGCGGGCCGACGCGGTGGGCGCGACCGTCACCACCGGCACGAGCGACCTCGGGGGCTTCCTGCTGCGCGTCGAACGGAAGGGCCGACGATGA
- a CDS encoding response regulator transcription factor, with protein MTDTIRVLLADDQALVRGALASLLSLEPDIDVVAQVARGDEVVEAARASGATVALLDVEMPGADGLTAAAALARDLPSCRSLIVTTFGRPGYLRRALESGAAGFVVKDTPAEQLADAVRRVAGGFRVVDPVLAAESLAAGPSPLTPRETDVLIAFRTSPTVAGVAASLHLSEGTVRNHLSAAIGKTTARNATEALRVAADNGWLLGTA; from the coding sequence ATGACCGACACGATCCGGGTGCTGCTCGCCGACGACCAGGCGCTCGTGCGCGGCGCCCTCGCCTCGCTCCTCTCCCTCGAACCCGACATCGACGTCGTCGCCCAGGTGGCCCGCGGTGACGAGGTCGTCGAGGCGGCTCGGGCATCGGGTGCCACGGTCGCCCTGCTCGACGTCGAGATGCCCGGCGCCGACGGCCTCACCGCCGCTGCCGCGCTCGCCCGGGACCTCCCGAGCTGCCGCTCCCTCATCGTCACGACCTTCGGACGGCCCGGGTACCTCCGCCGTGCCCTCGAGTCGGGGGCGGCCGGCTTCGTCGTGAAGGACACACCAGCCGAACAGCTCGCCGACGCCGTCCGACGGGTCGCCGGCGGGTTCCGCGTGGTCGACCCCGTCCTCGCCGCCGAGTCGCTCGCCGCCGGCCCCTCGCCGCTCACCCCGCGCGAGACGGACGTCCTCATCGCCTTCCGCACGAGCCCCACGGTCGCCGGGGTCGCCGCGTCACTGCACCTGTCCGAGGGCACCGTGCGGAACCACCTGTCCGCCGCCATCGGCAAGACCACCGCCCGGAACGCCACCGAGGCGCTCCGGGTCGCCGCTGACAACGGGTGGCTCCTCGGGACGGCGTAG
- a CDS encoding helix-turn-helix domain-containing protein, whose amino-acid sequence MPTDDAAFEYQTGGDDELSVRRIRTNGPQAGTIGPRPDHVVFWLADGHAVVTADDGERWEVRPGQPVVLSAPVAYAFETDATAMTLLHVAPALLGDADESFRFVQPDLTDNRTEPLRTLLRDAVDRVLDDELPDAERRALKRRVARVVLSTYTRARSDVEQRMHRAIAFVHEHASDPITVADIADACGLSERGLQDLFRRRLAITPMHYLREARLDRVHLELATGGRRIVTVREVAHRWQFAHLGRFAAAYRARFGESPRETLARTAGRRG is encoded by the coding sequence ATGCCGACGGACGATGCTGCGTTCGAGTACCAGACCGGCGGCGACGACGAACTCTCGGTGCGGCGAATCCGGACGAACGGCCCACAGGCCGGCACCATCGGACCGCGCCCCGACCACGTCGTGTTCTGGCTCGCGGACGGGCACGCCGTCGTCACCGCGGACGACGGCGAACGCTGGGAGGTCCGTCCCGGGCAGCCCGTGGTGCTCTCCGCGCCGGTGGCCTACGCCTTCGAGACGGACGCCACGGCCATGACGCTCCTGCACGTCGCACCGGCGTTGCTCGGCGACGCGGACGAGTCGTTCCGGTTCGTGCAGCCGGACCTCACCGACAACCGGACCGAGCCCCTGCGGACGCTGCTGCGCGACGCCGTCGACCGGGTGCTCGACGACGAGCTCCCGGACGCCGAGCGTCGAGCGCTCAAGCGCCGTGTGGCCAGGGTCGTCCTCTCCACCTACACCCGTGCGCGGTCGGACGTCGAGCAGCGCATGCACCGCGCGATCGCCTTCGTGCACGAGCACGCGAGCGACCCGATCACGGTCGCGGACATCGCGGACGCGTGCGGGTTGAGCGAGCGGGGCCTGCAGGACCTCTTCCGCCGGCGGCTCGCGATCACGCCGATGCACTACCTGCGCGAGGCCCGGCTGGACCGGGTGCACCTGGAGCTCGCGACGGGCGGCCGCCGGATCGTCACCGTGCGTGAGGTCGCACACAGGTGGCAGTTCGCGCACCTCGGGCGCTTCGCCGCGGCGTACCGAGCCCGCTTCGGGGAGAGCCCCCGCGAGACCCTCGCCCGGACGGCCGGTCGGCGCGGCTGA
- the lepB gene encoding signal peptidase I, with product MSDATSGATTEGNAKQRSGWRFLRDLAIIVVAALIASFLVKTFLVRSFYIPSESMENTLLVGDRVLVNELVPGLVPLQRGDVVVFTDPGGWLGTGQGDDLIKRVIGLPGDRVSCCGADGRLSVNGKAVDEPYVVREAGSDRVSGTDFDITVPKNHIWVMGDNRYDSADSRAHGSVPVDDVVGRAFITTWPVSRWTVLSRYGDEWDRVPDRATR from the coding sequence GACCGAGGGCAACGCGAAGCAGCGGAGCGGCTGGCGCTTCCTCCGCGACCTGGCGATCATCGTCGTCGCGGCGCTGATCGCCTCGTTCCTCGTCAAGACGTTCCTGGTCCGGTCGTTCTACATCCCGTCGGAGTCGATGGAGAACACCCTCCTCGTGGGCGACCGGGTGCTCGTCAACGAACTCGTCCCCGGGCTCGTGCCGTTGCAGCGCGGTGACGTCGTCGTCTTCACGGACCCGGGCGGCTGGCTCGGGACCGGCCAGGGCGACGACCTGATCAAACGGGTGATCGGGCTCCCGGGCGACCGGGTGTCCTGCTGCGGGGCCGACGGGCGGCTCTCGGTCAACGGGAAGGCCGTGGACGAGCCGTACGTCGTCCGCGAAGCCGGATCCGACCGGGTCTCCGGGACCGACTTCGACATCACGGTGCCGAAGAACCACATCTGGGTGATGGGCGACAACCGGTACGACTCCGCCGACAGCAGGGCGCACGGCTCGGTGCCCGTCGACGACGTGGTGGGACGCGCGTTCATCACGACGTGGCCCGTGTCCCGGTGGACGGTGCTGTCCCGCTACGGCGACGAGTGGGACCGGGTCCCCGACCGGGCGACGCGCTGA